A region of the Vidua macroura isolate BioBank_ID:100142 chromosome 16, ASM2450914v1, whole genome shotgun sequence genome:
tttctgtggcaCTGAAGGGGCCGTGTTTGCTACAGATGAGAAATGATAGAGCAATAAATGCTCCATGGAGATCCCTGTTCAGCTTTGCAGCGTGGCGTGGCCTTGATGaggaaaatgaagataaatatcTCGAGTGCCACATTACTTATTCCCGGTATTGGCACAGATCTGCGTgagccatccctgccccctTTGTTTCCAAGGCTTCCTGGTTTAGAAGTaagcagagatatttttttaaatgtcccttcttttttaaagtgggggaaaaagagATGGAAGGGGTGAGTAATGCAGGCCAGGGTGGTGGGGGACTGTGCAGCATGCCAGGGTGGGGAGGATCCCATCCCATGTgttggagctgcagggatgggctgcAGCCTTCCTGCTGGCTGgtgctttctgggggctctgGTCTCCAGGATGGTTGTAGCAGATCCTGCCctgaggaattttgggggtggGTTTCTCTGGCTGCCTGTGGGATTGGGGCTCAGGCTCACTCCCACTCTCAAAGCCGCACACGGCCGTGTCTCTCTCCTGCTGGGATGAGCCTGAGCAGCCCCGTAGGGCTTGGGAGCACCAAGTCTCATCTGCCTGTGCCTTCCCCAAGGAACCTTCCCGTGGATCATCCCAGGACTTGGCTGCTTTCAcggagcagccaggctgggagggaacaCGAGCCCCACCCGGGACTGCGAATGCTGCGGGTGATGCTgagaagcagagcagggctgaatttaaaatgtgtgaTCCTAAGCAGATCCTCTTACCTCTAATCTGTCCCTAAGACAGGATTCTCTTCTTGCCAGAAAACCCTTTTATTTGCAGACTGATGTGACTAGAAGATGGTAAGTCAGTAAATCTTCAGTGTGTCTGCTCGAACAAGGGCCTGGACTCTaatctgggcagggctggcagccagggagaagttaATTGGGATTTAATGTAGTGAACAGGCTCTGGACAAAGGCTGGTACTGCTGACATCCCTtgctgggtgctgtggggaaggggctgtgcccagctggacaccagggctggggggcatTTATGTAGGGCCAGGCTTGTGGCTCCTCCAGGCTGGAcgtggcagaggggacaggacgGGGTGACCCCTCcaaggggctgtggggtggccCTGGCACCAGAGCAGGTTGGAAGCGCTGTGTGCTGTGAGGGGCCGTGCTGTTAATCTGCATTTCCCGGGTTCTGCCgaggagctgagcaggagctgagcagccaGAGCACGTTGTGGGCTCTGAAAGGATCTTGGCACCGGCGCTGCAGCggctgcaggcaggagtgtGCAAGGCCTGGGGAGGAAAACATCCCAAGGCAGAAGTTTCTATTTTTAGCTGCACAGTGCAaatgcacagagctgctgaggaaTTCATCACCTGCCCCGGGAGATGGATGGCTGGGATTTTTCTCTGAAGGGAAGATTTAtgggagaggcagagggaaTCGTGCTGGGGTGTTTTGGCCACCAGGGTCTCCCCCAGGCTGCTGATGAGTGTCTCTGGTGGTGGcacagctgaggaggaggaagaggatcaTTGCATGCGATCCCCAGCGCCTGGGACATcctccagccccacacagcATGGCTGGAGCAGAACCAtgtccagccctgcctccagccacatccctgccctgctctcctcaTTCCCAGAGGCTTTCTGCAGGTTCCAGCACAGCGTCAGGCTGTGccctcccctctcctgcagGGACTGTGCTCCTGGAAGGGCTTTCCCAGGCTGGCCGTGTTCTCCATGGAGGTGCTGATGGCTGGGTGTTTGTGCAGGATTGGGCACTGCTTGGATTTAGAGGGAACAGGTTTTTGGAGCTCTGAGGGAGCAaagtggggctgctcctggatcctgGCCTTGGCAACGGGTCGGGATGTCCCTGAGCCAGGTGCTGTGCCTGAAGAGATGCTGAACCatcaggagcagctccctggctgcGCATGTCTGGGAAAACCTCAGGGTTTTAACAAGCAAATTAATGCAGTGTCCTGCTGTTTTGGGCAGATTTCCATATCGATCCTTGATCTATTTTTGCAGCCGCCGTTGGAGGTGGTGGTTATTTGTGTGTCTGCTATATCACAACTCATCCCATTTCCTCCTGGCACAGGAGTGTTTGTGCTCACAGGGGCTCCCTGGGCTTTGCCAGGTAGCAATTTGGCTCCTGGTCTGGCCTTGGCGTGGGGCTGGGGTGCTCCAGCATCCCTTCAGCCAGTCCTCCACTTCAGGTGTCTTCTGGCTTCCTGAAATAAAGTTTAACCCAATCTATCCCTTGCTCCCGGGTGGCCTGGCCTGGTGACACCACAACCTAATGACATTTCTGGGTGGCTGCGCTGTCAGTCCCACAGCTCATTACTGGCACTAATTAACTCTGTGCTGCCCCAGCGCCTGCGCCCGCTTTGATCTACAGTCACTAATGCCATTCATCCTCATTTTGACAGGAATTTGCCCCCCCCTCAGCTGCAGGAGATGCCTCCAAGGCCCAATAATGACATTTGGGCTTCTTTTTCATGGTAAAAGTGGAGCCCCCTGTGCAGGGGGTGCTTGagtgggcactgctgggcagcACCACTGAAGCCAGCACCAGTCACAGGCTCCAGGGTAGGGGTCCCCTGGTTGGAGCCTGAAGGTCGCCAGTGAGCAGCTTCCCATTTGTCCAGTTAATTGCGAAGCAAATTGATCCATGTATCCAATTTAACTTTAAAGGCTTTAATTAATGAGTTAATGCGTGCGAGAGCTGGGAGAAGCCGGGCCGTCGGCGATGCTgatcctgggctgtgctgcagcttcgGTGCCGTGGGCTCAGGCACCTGGGCACGTGCCAGTTGCTCCTGGTGGGATTGGCGGGCGCTGTGGGGACCCTGTGTGATCCGGGCTGTGGCATTTgcccatcctgcagctgctgtggggggCAGAGCGGGGCGGCAGCGCCGGCTCTGTGTGGCAGCATCGTCTGGGCACGTTTCGGCAGCGGCGCGGTTTCGCCCCATcgccttcccctccctccctcctgctgctcccgggCAGTCGTGGCTGTGGGAtcgtgccagggctgcagccagcgGGGCCTCGCTGTGTGATAATGCTGCTCTTAATTGAGGACCATCTGCACTtggtaatttaatttttcctgcGTCTGCAAGGTTCCAACTTTGTTTATCTGATGTCCTGAAGATTATTTCACTTCGGAGCATCGTGTTTGTccagcccaggcactgcaggcattccactgcagcccctgctAGACGAGACTTCAATAACGTTTGCACTGCCCCAGGAAAAAGGACACAAAAACTGAAACTGGGAAGGGCgacagcagagctgaggtgcAGGGGTGGTTTTGCTGCCCGAATTgtggcaggaggctgctgggacTGTTACCTCTGTTCTAAGAAACGGTGAGATGAGCAAggagccctgagcagcacagcccctccctcgccggcagggctggcagcacatTTCACGTCTCAGTGCCTTGACACACGACATCTTTTGTCTTTGGATGCTTATTAGGATCTCAGCCCCCAGCTGTGCCTTGGAAGGGCTGACAGGAGGGAATTGAGgcatctgtttaaaaaaaaaagaaaaaaatttggaagCTGGAAAGTCACTTAGGTGTGGTGTGGGGGAGACTTGGGCATCTGGTTCATCTGAAcatcttggacacttccagggatggggcagccacagctgctctgggtaaaCTTTTttgggatgcaggcagggatgccAGCATGAATGATGCTCTGGCTCACTCTGGCTGTgtctcctgcctgcaggagcaCTTCTACAGCTTCTCACCCTGGAACTCTGCTTTCTTCCACACCCAATCCTcagaaaatcaatttttttccccaggctggtgcagcagcacctggatcCCTGTGCAGACTTTAATTAGGTCTAAGCATTTACCTCCCTAAAATATAGGTCAGTCGTAATTAGCGTGACTCCTGTTGCTGCTGGCTCCGTGTTAATTAACTCCTGAAGTGAAGGTCAGCGCATGTGGGGCACCTTTGAAACTTCAGCTTTTTTGGCTGCTCACCAGATGCTTCAAGGTGGCTTTGGCCTGGGTGGTCCGTGCTCAGGGCTAGGGCCATGTTCTCTGACCTTGCCACCCATGGTGTTCTGTCAGCCTTGGAGCACGGCCACGCTGGGGACATGGCCAcgtccctgggcacagccacacactctgctctgagctggaggTGCTCGTGTGGCCATGGGGCAGGGCACCAGTTTGGTGCTGGTTTTAACATGACGCTCACTGTGTCCTTGTCCCTTGTCACCATCCATCACACCAGGTGTCCTCAACCCCTCGTGCCAAGAGCTGGGGCCGATGCTGAAACATAGCACCTTTGCCTTCCTCTGCAGTCCCTGGCACGGTCCCTGGCATGATCCCTGGCAGGTGGTATTGGCAGCTGGCTGCCAGCACCTGGCAGTGGTGTTTGGAATGGCACTGTGCCGGTGCAGAGCCTGCGGGATGAGCCTGGGGGTCCGGCACCTGCACGTAGGAGCCAGGGTTTTGGAGAGCGAGGTGAGCTCGGAGAGTGGATCTCCTGCAGAGCATAAACCTGCCCCGTCTCACCTGTGGCTCAGGTTAGGACAGGGCTGTTCCCCAGCCTCTGGGACGAGGTGGAGGTGCAGCTCAGCGCCGTTTGCTGAGGCTgtgcttctgccctgggcatggctctgtccctgctcacctggGAGCCGCAGGCAGAAGCACCAAGGTCCGGGGAGCACTTTGTGGCAGTGGGAACCCTGGGTTTTAGGCACTTCAAGCCTTCAGGAGCCCTGGTGTCACATCCTGGGAAAGGCTCAGCTCCACATGTGGGGAGCCCTAACCCCCCGGCTGGCTCCCCAGGCCctggcttttccctgctcccccacCCCGGTCCCTGGCTGCCTATTTTTACAGCTCCCGGGCTGTGAATCACTTCTCTCCCCCGTCTCAGTCGCTGCCTTTGAAGGTATTTATAAACCTCGGCCGTCTCCCTGCGCCTGCCTGAGCAGACGGAGGATTCGGCGCTCCGGCTCtctcctgccctctcctcctCGCCAGATCCTTGTGTAGATGTGCAGGAGATGAGATGATCCCTCTGCCCTCGTTAAAACTATCAATGAAGAGCCTCGCCAGCACCTGAAGGGGTGTGGGATGTGCAGGGATAGATCTTGGCGTGGATCCCTGGGGGGGTTTGGTGGCACTGGAGTGGCTGGTGGCGTGTCCAGTGCCAGGGGTGGATgagccagggctgagccagcagagcccagctggggtCATGGCCATGTGACACGGGAGATGGGAGCATCCCACACCAGCTCCAGAGCAATTGGAGGAAATGGGATTTCAATTATCACCAGAGCAGCCACCAGCTGCCTGGTCCCACTGGTGTGCTGTTCCCTGGCCATGTTTCCAGCACGTCCCACTGATTACTGTGCTAATTTCTATGGATCTGGTGAGCAAATTAATCtcttctctgctccttcccctggGACCCCTGGTCTGTAGGCTTGCATTCCTTTAATGTTTGGAGAGGCTGGTGCAGATTGCTGGGATGGTGGTTGCTCTGGGACGTGGTCAGGATCCATCTCCTGCCCTCCCTTCTGGCACAGCCACACTGAGGGGCTcccacacagctcccagctctgccagggcatCCTTCCACACAAAATATCCTGTTGGCTTTGGGGAAAACCCATTGTGGAGGGACacttccccctctcctcctcgGTTACACCTTTCctaaaaccaagcaaaacagGGGGAACACATACTAAGAGAGAAACCAGGAGAAAAACAGGTCcaagaggcaggagcaggtattgtttttcatttgctgGCTGCATGTGGAGTGGTTGACTGTCTTTTGAAGGCTATTAAGGTGGGATTCTGATGCTCCTTGTTAATTTACGGCCAGAGgtctccagcctgagctgggtGTGGCATTGCCAGGGTTTAGGTACCCAAATAGATGCAACTTTTGCTGATACAGGGAGAGATCCTCTGGCTAGGCTGTGGTGAAAATGGCTCTGCAGGTGCTGGGACCAGTGGATGGGAGTTTAAGAAGCAGGAGAGGAGACCAGCCTGAGGGTTTGGGGGAAACACGGACTGGGATGGGGGCTGGCTGTGTCTCCCTTGGCGTCCTGCAGCTGCGCTCAGCCCTCACCACCCCTTCCATTCTCTTTCAGAACAAGGTGCTGACAGTGGATGGGGTGAAGGTGAAGCTGCAGGtatgtccccatgtccctggaAGCATCTCCCTTGCTGCCCTGGATGTTCAGAGATGGCCAAAGCCCCTCAGAGGACAAAGCAGAGGAGCACCCCCAAAATGGGGCCCCATCTCTATCCTTCGTGGTGGTGtctcctgccctgggacagcctTACAGACCCTTCTGGCTGCTCTGTCCCCTTGGCAGGagcctgcacagggctgggtgCTGTTCTGGCCACAGtgatccccatcccagcccgtgtgcccctgcagccagagctgctccagcccccttAGACCTGACAGTTTCTCCGAGCCCTTTGCCCGGAGCTCGGTAACACAGATCCCCCAGGCAGCAGTGTGCACTCTGCAAACCTCCTGCTGCATTAAGGGCTGATAAATCACATTAGCAGGTCCCCATGCATCCATCTGCTCCATGGATTTTCCAATTAATGGCCGTGTTGGGAGCCCTTGGCCACATCGTGTTCCCACACCGAGGAGCGGGAATAGGCTGCTTCCGTATATTGCTCTGGTAATTTTTCCTACTGGTGTCCCTGGGAGCAAAAGCTGGAGAAGCTTCCTGGGGCTGCACCATTCTGTTTGGGCTGGTTTGGGTGGGTTCTGCTCAGGTCTgatccctctgctcctgtctGCTTTCCAGATCTGGGACACGGCCGGTCAGGAGCGCTTCCGCAGCGTCACCCACGCCTACTACCGGGATGCCCACGGTAAGCACGGccacctctgctcctggggagccCCTTCTTCCAGATCTTGGGGGCCCTGAGCTGCCACTGCAGGCCAGGTGAGCCAGGAATCACTGGAGTGGTTTTCcatgggaagcagctgctgtggatGGAGGAGGATCTGCAAACACCAGCAGTGcgaggtgctgctgtgctggatttCAGTGTGTTCTGTATCTCACAGGGACCTCACGTCCCCAGCAGTGACCTGCCACAGGGGCTGTGTGCTCTGAGCCATGGGCTCGGTTTGGCACAGGCACTAACAGCCTGTCCCTctctccacagccctgctcctgctctacGATGTCACCAACAAAGCGTCCTTTGACAACATCCAGGtacagcagcatccccagcccctcctgctgtccctcacGTGTGActggctgggctgtggtggTGGGTTCGTTCAGGaggtgtgtgctgctgctgggagctgtgggcacTTGCAGAAGGGCTGTGGTTACTGCTGAGCCACCTGCGAGGACAGGCAAGGGACAGGCAGAGAAGGTTTTCCCTTTCACAGCACATAAAGGGTGATGGATTCACTGCTCGGGCCAATTAACACCGTGTAATTTCAGCACTGGCAGAGAACTTGCTGCAGTAGCTGAGCATGGGAGCTTTCCCCAGCGAGCtgctccctcatccccctctgctccttcaggTCACAGTGGGTCGGGGTTGGGCTCCTCATTGCCCCCCCAGCTTAGCCCAAACCTGGCAGGAAGAGGGTCCCAGCCCACCTGCCCTTCCTGCCAGCTTTGGGGGCTTCCTGGTGCTGCCCGAGTTTGCCCCCTCCCCTGGGTCCTTCAGGGCAGCTGGGCAGTGGTGCTGGGGCTCTCAAACCTGGCAGAGGGGGAGAGCAGATGCTGCCCACATCGCAGCAGGGGGGtcagggacacctgggcactcaGTGTCCCCTCTCTTCACCCCACTGGCCCCATGTGGCTGCTGGAGGCCACCTGTGCCAGCGCTGCCAGAGCATGTCCTGAGCCGGGGAGCAATTATCCCTGACTGAACTGGATGTAATTGCTCGTGTCCCGGGCATGAGAACGCCGTGTGCATCCACggggagcagctgtgcctgcacaaACACCCCGTGCCATGGTGACATCAACACCCTGGGGCTGGGATGTGTCACACGGGCTCCTGGGGTCCCACAGCTCCTGATCCCCTGTGGgcctggagctctccctgctccagagcatccttccctcagcagcagcacatcttCCACCCCTgcagtcccagggcagggacagggcacgtCCTGCCACCCTGCTCCTGTGTCACCGGCGCTGGGAATGCTTCCCACCAGCCGGGACTGGCCAGTGGTggtgttttccagcctgagGAGCTGGATGGCTCAAGGAGGGTGAGTGCTGCGTGTTACCCAGGCTCTGGGTCTGCTCGGGGCTGGTGACCCTGTGAAAGAAAATCCTTTGGAGGTTTCACGTTGCTGGGTAACACggccctgcctgcagcatcaGCAGTTCTGAGGACACAGGAGGGATGTCCCTGCaggacacacagccccagtgggaAGGAATGAGCACCCAGGGGAATTGCCAGGCTTTGGAAAGAGGGATGGAGCCAGAGTGGAGTCAGAGGGCAGCCAAAGGGAGTCAGGAGTGACTCCAACCCACGATGGAACTGAGcaccctgagcccagcctgggtgCAGTGCTGTCCTGAGGTTGCAGCCTCATGTGCTGGGCTCCTGCTGGGTTTGGAGCAGGGACCACCAGGACCACCGGGGATCACCAGGAATCGCCATGAGCCCGGCAACAGCACTGGAGATGGCAGGCGGCTGCTCACACCACGGGGTCAGGGATTACAGGGAATTAGAGCAGGTTTGATTGGATTAGGCTGGATTAAAGGGCAGGGAAGCCACCCCACAGCTCAGGGAGGCAGGTTTGGGTGcctgctgggagcagtgtgCTCGGCACAGGGGCAGCACGTGCAGGACATGGGCACAGGGCAcatcccagagccagccctcGGCCTTGTCCTCTGAAAGGAGGTTCAGTCTGAACATCCCAGctgagggggaaatgggggcaAAGCCCTACAAGCACCAGATGGAATGGGCAGGGGAGGTCAGAAAGCTGCTGTTACCTGGGAAATGGGGACCTGGTAGCTGCCGAAGTGGGGTGCTGGACTTGCTTAGCAAAGTGGGTCCCCCAAGGCTCAGGGGAACCCCAGGGCACCCCCTTGTTGACAGGATCATCTGTGGAACATCCCTGGCATTGCTTGGGATGGCAGCATTGCCTGCTGAGGGAGTCCATGCCAGGACTGGGGCAGCTCCCCATCACTCCCATTCCCCTCTTTCTCCCGGAGCCATTGCCAACCCCTCTCTTTGGCTGTGTCCCTCCAGGCTTGGCTGACAGAGATCCATGAATATGCACAGCAGGATGTGGTCCTCATGTTACTGGGAAACAAGGTGAGCCTGGCTTTGCCAgggcctcctcttcctcccacgctggaggcacaggcaggggagcctggctgggcatgaggggacagggaggtaCATGCTGGTGACCTTCCAAATTGCTCTTTGCCATTGCTGTTGCAGGTGGATTCAGCCCAGGACAGAGTGGTGAAAagggaagatggagagaagCTTGCCAAGGTAGGTGAGGTACCCGAGGATGTCCCTGAGGATGTGCACAGGAAATGGTCACCTGGAGACCAATCTGACCCAAAATACACCTGGGAACACTTGGcgtttttttcccttgtcatGCTCTCTCCCCTTTCTCCTCATCTGTTCTTCCTTTAAGTTTCTACTAACATCTCGTGATTCTTTGTCCTCAAAAATTACTCCCTGAGAGCCCCTGGGAACACCCTTGGTGGCACTCCTGACAGGGCTGTGTCTCACCCCACAGGAGTACGGAGTGCCCTTCATGGAGACCAGTGCCAAGAGCGGCCTCAACGTGGAATTAGCGTTCACAGCCATCGCCAAGTAAGTGACCACAGCAGTGGCCTTGTCATCCAAAGCAGCTTTAGCAGTGTCCAAGCCACGCTGAGATCAACTGAGCTGGGCAAGGCAGcttggaatcatagaatcttgggatggcttgggttggaagggaccttaaagcccattcagttccatcccctgccatggcagggacatcttccaccatcccaggttgctccaagccctgtcaaGTCTGGATAtttccagagatccaggggcagccacagcttctctgggcaacctgtgccagggcctccccaccctcacaggggaggATTCCTTCtcaagatcccatccatccctgccctgccaggggaaagccattccctgtgtcctgtcgCTCCATGCCCTTGTCCAAACTCCCTCTCTGGCTCCTTCAGACAAAATCCTCTCCctgccagaagcagcagcataaGAGTAAcacctttccccttttcccagggagCTGAAGCACAGGTCCATGAAGCTGCCCAACGAGCCCAAATTCAAGCTCCA
Encoded here:
- the RAB26 gene encoding ras-related protein Rab-26, whose product is MSRKKAARSKGGGAAPSAALPPAAQGTGRSAAAAPRGSSAAAAAAAAPEVPRNGGAAAAGRPSLSSSGEFYDLAFKVMLVGDSGVGKTCLLVRFKDGAFLAGSFISTVGIDFRNKVLTVDGVKVKLQIWDTAGQERFRSVTHAYYRDAHALLLLYDVTNKASFDNIQAWLTEIHEYAQQDVVLMLLGNKVDSAQDRVVKREDGEKLAKEYGVPFMETSAKSGLNVELAFTAIAKELKHRSMKLPNEPKFKLHDYVKKEVRGSGCCRS